In one Leptotrichia trevisanii DSM 22070 genomic region, the following are encoded:
- a CDS encoding ShlB/FhaC/HecB family hemolysin secretion/activation protein — translation MGYKKIVIFCAFLLANLAFTAPVNEANRIIDIQQRQLEQERIRQRQEKMQREFENTKFDNSQIQINNDIKSDNSNSNKFLIKMINLKDDDKLLSQREKDRITGKYIYLELSSNDIRNLLTDLTNKLISKGYTTSTVNFDKNNDLTTGILNLEIVAGRIEDIRINSGNGLDKYKEFFMFSRNKGKILNIRDIDTATDNFNSINANNMTMEVLPGRKENYSRIEVKNRLKNKYTVGILTNNYGDSKQNGIWRRGINLNIDSPLGIGDNFYFTYMTVPKKNPDRSWKKTIEQLQPGEILPIGPTGYNPANGDKLPYKRRLDMFNFGYTMKFRTYTLKLNSSKSIQESSFYSANTVYDMYSGSHTLSADLEKILFRNQKSKVSLDLGIKRKHNQSYLEKSALSDRKLAIGTLSLNATTSLFGGIFGSSFGYERGLKIFNAERDSGKIETTPKAQFHKYSMNLSYYKPITNKFVYRANVYGSYSNDVLYGSERQTIGGVGSVGGYHTRESIQGDKAIEISNEIAYNIPVKKFAVVSPYVNYGYGAAKYNR, via the coding sequence CTCCAGTTAATGAAGCTAACAGAATTATTGACATCCAGCAGAGACAGCTTGAACAGGAGAGAATCAGGCAGCGGCAGGAGAAAATGCAAAGAGAATTTGAGAATACAAAATTTGATAATTCTCAGATACAAATCAATAATGATATTAAAAGCGACAACAGCAATTCTAATAAATTTTTAATTAAAATGATTAATTTAAAAGATGATGATAAACTGTTATCTCAAAGAGAAAAGGATAGAATTACTGGAAAATATATCTATCTTGAACTTAGTTCCAATGACATTAGAAACCTTCTTACAGATCTTACAAATAAACTAATTTCTAAAGGATATACTACATCTACTGTAAACTTTGACAAGAATAATGATTTAACCACTGGGATTTTAAATTTAGAAATTGTTGCCGGCAGAATTGAGGATATAAGGATTAATTCCGGCAATGGGCTTGATAAGTATAAGGAATTTTTTATGTTTTCTAGGAATAAGGGGAAAATCCTTAATATCAGGGACATTGACACGGCGACTGACAACTTTAACTCAATCAATGCCAACAATATGACTATGGAAGTTCTTCCAGGAAGAAAAGAAAACTATTCAAGAATTGAAGTGAAAAACAGATTAAAGAATAAATATACTGTTGGAATTTTAACTAATAATTATGGGGACAGTAAGCAGAATGGAATATGGAGAAGAGGGATTAACCTTAATATTGACAGCCCTCTTGGGATAGGAGATAATTTCTATTTCACATACATGACTGTTCCTAAGAAAAATCCCGACAGAAGCTGGAAAAAGACTATTGAGCAGCTGCAGCCAGGGGAGATTTTGCCAATCGGGCCAACTGGATATAATCCTGCAAATGGGGACAAATTACCATATAAAAGACGGCTTGATATGTTTAATTTTGGATATACGATGAAATTCAGGACTTACACCTTAAAACTTAATTCAAGTAAAAGTATTCAGGAAAGCAGCTTCTATTCGGCAAATACAGTATATGACATGTATTCAGGCAGCCATACGTTGTCTGCCGATCTGGAAAAAATACTGTTCAGGAATCAGAAAAGCAAGGTCAGTCTTGATTTAGGGATTAAAAGAAAGCATAACCAGAGCTATCTTGAAAAGTCGGCACTGTCTGACAGGAAGCTTGCTATAGGTACTTTAAGCCTTAATGCTACAACTTCACTTTTCGGAGGGATTTTTGGAAGCTCTTTCGGATATGAGAGGGGACTTAAAATATTTAATGCTGAAAGGGATAGCGGGAAGATAGAAACTACCCCGAAAGCACAGTTTCATAAATACAGTATGAATCTTAGCTACTACAAGCCCATAACGAATAAATTTGTCTACAGGGCAAATGTTTATGGAAGCTATTCAAATGATGTGCTTTATGGAAGTGAAAGGCAGACAATAGGCGGCGTCGGAAGTGTCGGGGGCTATCATACAAGGGAGTCCATTCAGGGAGATAAGGCTA